cctaaaaaacatagaaaacatttgcttgagttgttggaccgagcgaaccttgcataatgcgtcaagggaaactattggtcgagcgagacatttgttcaggtatccttatttcatgataaaatgattaTGAATAGCTGTGCATAAACTAATCGCAAGTTTGTTTGGTATATGCAGGGTAATAGGGAACAGAGGTTGAACCTGTGGTTTGACGCAACAAAGAACTTCCGTACTTACTCTATTCTATGACTACTGCAGTGACACCGGTCGGCTTGAATCGAGCCCAAATCAGTTTTCTGGATTTGAAATGATAGCCATTCAAGTTTATAATAAAAAGCAATCATGCTGTAGTGAActacttttaaaaaaaaacagatgtatgtatgtatgcatgttcTGATTATATATTAGAAACCACCTACATATTTCTGATGCTTGAATGGGAACGACTATTGGACCAACAAAAACAAGATAATTTCATATTTATGATGCTAGCTACCAATATGTATTCATTATTGATTATCTTGTATACACTTGTACGAAGTGTCATGCACAGCAAAAGGTATAGTTATTCTTTGTGTGCATTGCCACTCAAGTTCATTGTTTGGGTCaactaacgggtcaaaataggcTTTCGAACTCTAAAAATGGATCTTCGGAATCAGTTAGTTGTAGCAAGAAAATGGTTGGTTGGGTTATGTGGTTAACTTTACTAGATATGCCATCACTTCATctgttataaaacacaatattgacCCATCGGTTGGCAGGTTTCAAATCTTGACTTGACCTTTAGAGCATATGTATTGGTAAATATCTGCCAACGTGCAGTAAGTAATCAGACAGCGTTACCTTTTCAACACTTAACATTTTAATGTTGTTTTTGTAGTTATGTTtaatacaagtataaatagttggaCAAAGGAACCTAAAATCTTGACCCGGATTACAATTTAAATTACATAAGGTACTAATAGATCCTACTTGACCCGGATTACATCTCTAAACAATGAAACCCTAAAATCTTGAGCCATTTTTCTCTCTAAATTCACTTGCTACAATTTATCGCGCCATATTGAAATCGAAGAACAACAAACCTATAGgtgataaactaacggtaaacgagtatcctattgtaaatcgTCACTCCCGCCAAACCTATAGgtgataaactaacggtaaacgagtattctattgtaaatcgtcactcccgccgcatcgcgcgggtaaatggctagtatatatatatatatatatatatatatatatatatatatatatatatatatatatatatatatatatatatatataagtaaaggatcctgtaaaaaaggcctaaagtgtgagaaaaaatctcagccattagatcatTCCATATTAATTTCATTAGATCAAGGTTATATTTGTAATTATACCAATAAACCTAATTAAGGATCAAATCTTTGTAACCGATTTTTCTGAGTTTTTTTAGGGAATTCGATTTTTGAATATATTATCAGATTAATCTAAATCTTTAAATTATCTCGATCTCTTCTTAATCATTATAAAATCACTTTCAGTTTCTAGTTTCTTATTTGATCACGCATACAGATTGCATACGCATACAATCGTTAATCTGATTCATACTTTCTTTATTCATGAAGAACGACGATCAAGGTAATTCTGTATGTTTGATTCGCAGCTTATTATGTAATTGTAATGAATATGCAAGAACATTGTTCATTTAATTTTAATTGTCAATTTTTCAATCATCATTATTTTTATTGGAATTTTCATGAACACCAGTTATAACTATGTAAGGTGTTTTTTTTTGCACTGGTGTTTTTGCATATTAGTTGTGGTGTTTTTACTTTGGTACACTGTATGGTGTTTTTCCATGTCTGTTACTTTACTATACGCAATTTTTGTGATGACTCCATGTGTAACCTGTTCAGGGTGTTTTTTATACGTACATGGTGTTTTTAAGTATGTTATCGAAGTTGAAGCTGTATGTGTTTTTTTATATCAGTTGATGATGAGTCATGGTGTTTTTTTTTGCATGTGATGTTCCTTACAGGGTTTTCATACGTTCATGGtgttttttcatataaaaacagggTGTTTTTTTTATAACAGTTGTTTTGTGGTGTTATTTTATATGTATTATGTTGTATTGTTTTTTTCTCTAGAAAATTTAATTATTTTCGCAGGATTTCAAACCTATCAGCCGCTTGGGAAACTACATCTGTCCCCAAACTCCGGTAAGAAGACTTATTTACCGGAGGTAGATGAATCGCTTAAGACGAAGGATAAGATGACCTTTGATACGGTGAACAACGCATTCCTCTTTTATCAGAAGTATGCAATGGCTTCAGGCTTCAGGCTTCACTGCCAGGAAGTCTTCTCAATACACGCATCATGGTGTTATAAAATCTAAATGGTTTGTTTGCTCAAAGGAGGGGACTAAACCTTTTAAGGCGATCGATACATCTAAAAAGATTGACACCTCAAATAATGGGTCAAAGAGGAAATCTGTTCGTCGTGTTCCTTCTATAAGGATGGGGTGCGAAGCACGTATGTGTTTAAAGTTAATGCCTTCAAATCTATACGAGGTATATTCTTTCAATGAGGCACATAATCACTTTTTTGTTGCTGAGGAAGATAGGCATTTACTCCCCGCTAACCGAGGTATGAACTATATGCAAGAGCAAGCCGTTAACGCATTGAGCGCCTTGAACATTGGACCTGTCAAAGCGTTTAATATCATGAGGACATTGTATGGTGGGTTTGACAAGGTTGGGGCAACCAAAAACGATTTTAAAAATTTCAAGCGAGACCTGAACAGGTATATATCTGAGTTTGATGCTGATATGATGATTAAACGGCTTATGAGGAAGAAAGAGTACATGCCAAACTTTTCAATGGAGTATATAACTAACGAAGGTGTGGTTTTAAGGGGTTTGTTTTGGGCAGATGAAGATGCCAAAAGGAGTTTTTCGGTGTTTGGTGACGTTGTTTCATTTGATGCCACATATCGTCGTAACAAGTAAGTTTggtaattattatatttattttgatttttacAGCTTATTTTCTTCAGTATATGTCATTCAGTTTTATGGTGTTTTTATTCCGTATTTGTTTTTCAGGTACAACATGATGTTTGTTCCATTTACCGGTATCGACAATCACAATCGCAACGTTACTCTTGGTGCCGCTATAATAGGAAACGAAACTGCTGAAACTTATAGTTGGTTGCTAAATGTGTTTCGTCAAGCATTTGGCCGTGCCCCTCCGGTGATTGTCACCGACCAAGACCCAGCCATGAAGAAGGCTATTGAAGATACATGGCCCGGGAGTAGACATAGGCTATGCACGTGGCACATCATGGAAAAGCTTTCTGCTAAGGTGTTTAGTTGTTCGTCCTTTTAACCTTTCTTTATACTTTTTACATACTTTTTGGTGATTATGGTGTTATATGTTATTCAATGGTGTTTTAGGTTGGTGCTACAATCTGCAATAATACAGATTTCAAAAAGAGGCTGTGTGCCATTGCATGGACCGATTCAATTCTACCTGTTAAGTTTGAAAGTGAGTGGGCTACCATAATGAACGATTTTAACTTGGTTGATCATGAGTGGCTGCAGTCACTTTTTCAAATCAGGGATACTTGGATACCGGCTTATTATCGTGAGGAGGTCGTGTCCGGGCTTATGCGTACCTCTTCTCGTtcagagagtgagaaccatttcTTTGGACAGTTCTGTAACCCGGGTTGCACACTTGTCGAATTTCTCGGGCATTTTGATTCTGCTATTAAAGCTCAGAGACATGAGCACAGGAAGAATGACCATGACACCAGAAATACCAACGCTGAAATATGGGCTGAAGACTTTGTTTTGGAGGATCAAGCGTCCAGGATATTCACACGCACTATATTTTTTTACTAGCAGTTGGAGATACAAAACGGTATACACATATGTGCTATCGGAAAGTGGGAAAACATGGCTGACTTCGTTAACTTTTTTGTGAAGGACTGGGAACAACCATGCACTACTTTCTTCGAGGTATACACATGATGTTTTGTAGTGTTATTTTTGAAAATTGTATAGCTTTTGCCGATTTCCAGTTGCATATGGTGTTTTTTAGTGTTATTTATGGAAACTTCTAATTTTCTAATGGTGTTTTATAGGTTATGATGTGGGAGGACGACATGACTGTGTATTGTACATGCAAAAGATTCGAACAGTTTGGGTTGTTGTGCTCACACATCTTTTGTGTGCTAAGGATGCTGGACATTAGGGAGTTTCCACAACGCTATATATTACGACGTTGGACACGGGAGGCTGTTCCAAATAGTACCCCTGGTGCTATTCTAGGTATCAATGAGACCGAGGATCGTTATAATGAAGTTAACCGTGTTGTACATGAGATCACATATTCTACAGAGTCCGTTATTAACAAGCTTGTCACCAACTTCGATGCGCTATGCTCGTTCAGGGATCATGTTGTTAATTATTTCTAAACTGCGGATGAGTCGGTCATCAATGCTCCACCTAAGAACCTTCGTGAAAGGTTTGCCGAAATTACTGGTAACACAAAACCATCTGATGCAACCGTTCGTGTTCCCATTTGAACAAGATTCAAAGGTATGGGTAAGCCTAAACGGATGAAGTCCAAACGTGAAATTGCATTAAGTCAGTTGGGTAAAAAGAGCCGCCAGTGTCAAAACTGTTTTAGATACGAG
This genomic stretch from Helianthus annuus cultivar XRQ/B chromosome 8, HanXRQr2.0-SUNRISE, whole genome shotgun sequence harbors:
- the LOC110933304 gene encoding protein FAR1-RELATED SEQUENCE 5-like; protein product: MQWLQASGFTARKSSQYTHHGVIKSKWFVCSKEGTKPFKAIDTSKKIDTSNNGSKRKSVRRVPSIRMGCEARMCLKLMPSNLYEVYSFNEAHNHFFVAEEDRHLLPANRGMNYMQEQAVNALSALNIGPVKAFNIMRTLYGGFDKVGATKNDFKNFKRDLNRYISEFDADMMIKRLMRKKEYMPNFSMEYITNEGVVLRGLFWADEDAKRSFSVFGDVVSFDATYRRNKYNMMFVPFTGIDNHNRNVTLGAAIIGNETAETYSWLLNVFRQAFGRAPPVIVTDQDPAMKKAIEDTWPGSRHRLCTWHIMEKLSAKVGATICNNTDFKKRLCAIAWTDSILPVKFESEWATIMNDFNLVDHEWLQSLFQIRDTWIPAYYREEVVSGLMRTSSRSESENHFFGQFCNPGCTLVEFLGHFDSAIKAQRHEHRKNDHDTRNTNAEIWAEDFLEIQNGIHICAIGKWENMADFVNFFVKDWEQPCTTFFEVMMWEDDMTVYCTCKRFEQFGLLCSHIFCVLRMLDIREFPQRYILRRWTREAVPNSTPGAILGINETEDRYNEVNRVVHEITYSTESVINKLVTNFDALCSFRDHVVNYF